A single window of Plectropomus leopardus isolate mb chromosome 12, YSFRI_Pleo_2.0, whole genome shotgun sequence DNA harbors:
- the acin1a gene encoding apoptotic chromatin condensation inducer in the nucleus isoform X1, translating to MADLEDVTLDGRPLQSLRVADLKAALEERGLSKSGQKNALIKRLKGALMLENLQRTSTAHIGLQPNSQIGEEMSQNSFIKQYLAKQQELLRQRLEREAREAYDTNEEEDHTEVNNSTSCPPQAQDATAALAEQHKPPGPSGGEGFFGAVNEGEGNRSQDADMSGPPASGSVAMRIPGSQHRPERGSVSNEVAADSDDDDSEDAEEDGDDDDWENGARRRSHREPARMPTARERSGASCQPPQQHMPSLLSPQLRQPTPPPSPPPELSFPLPDTPKQSPPSPDVAPARRSPSTSSSGSSSSGSRSSSPEPQRSGHAERKPGPLTLLARKMESEGAFSGAGWHHSGGEGDRQESSSPATSFPGRGPPEGLVSAITHTANTAGHVSFPMIPGANQGVTGTHSAHLQVPVSVLKATATEERDRERDSEIEREKALELERQEKQRKLEQERAMEEERKRALALERERALEKERIERQQALEREEREKALQRERELALERERQERELALAKEREEREQALARERALELERQKELERQRALEQERLQREKEERERREREEMERVMELERAKALEQERKERERALEQERLERERALEAERMEKERIEREKALEQERLERERLEREKALEQERLERERALEQERLEQERLEREKALEQERLERERALEQERLEREKALEQERLEREKALEQERLEREKALEQERLEREKVLEQERLEREKALEQERLERERALEKERLERERALEKERLEQERLEREKALEQERLERDRIEREKALEQERLERERALEQERLERERALEQQRLELERKEKERIEREKALEQERIEREEALEREKEEKERLEREAALEQQRKEKERAEKERKERLEREKALEQEKLERERALEKESALKLERLEKEKAVQKEKEEQERALEQEKERARVAEKERESHLPPSKRGREIGLTPLPTPPPLSTGPGGNSSTEAGEQEGVHAPMSQGEGAESGAPMSSTPLSPQSSFKKFRFFRDSPVQTQSSNTSIVIKRPRNFSDTPQPRSSPVSSLSEVGQQQQEGLKSSAEHQDPQMQTKQEDVARALGSLGAQLEKETTLSTTPSPKKGGAMCLVLEDKEKDLVKMEQAANESTKKSEVDESKAPSSPVDAVQQRGRDEKKDEKQKRRSSSNDSSSSESDSGSSSSGSSGSSSSSREKTSSTSRGRREEKPSPKPRVTLEAQAEDLKETQKALPCKRDMSAEKSNATVDGDSHTKIPFNEAPTREETKRQREDSEEEEETDKQSQVKETAMAESEKLPETGEETPKAFSARKISISSTGSAEGEQDSGATAGRKRRWGSSTAVTAKKPSISITTDSLKSLIPDIRPCLGQEAVVDLHPEEAVLSGAEDEERERSDQDLQIRRTVTQVVHSESQENGQKEAKRSRHEEVEEDDQQGDRERTGAHEEKMDTSFPGAIETQSPSHTSHDVEINTVTPSDTLIRRSISQQKTGVSITIDDPVRTARQPSPPRGKVSNIVHICNLVRPFTLGQLKELLSRTGTLVEEGFWIDKIKSHCYVTYCSSEEAVATRAALHGVKWPQSNPKVLSVDFCQQDELDFHKGLGAADRPGAEDQGPGSGRGRTSGLPSLLPERDQWAEREREMERRERARAEREWDRDKVREFGKPGEEKEGGPRRSRSRERRRKERGKSKEKKTEKKEKTAEDPPAKLLDDLFLKTKAAPCIYWLPLTEEQFVQREAARAERMKEREKRRKELDEEEEKKKEEERKERMKAGSGPTGERSEGEKERERDRERDRDRDRGRDRDRERERENDKRRDGYRRPEGRGAGGGRRSRSRSDPRERRR from the exons ATGGCGGACCTCGAAGACGTTACGCTGGACGGGAGACCGCTCCAGTCCCTTCGAGTAGCGGATTTGAAAGCTGCTCTTGAGGAGAGAGGACTCTCGAAAAGCGGCCAGAAGAATGCTCTCATCAAAAGACTTAAGGGG GCTCTCATGCTGGAGAATCTGCAGAGGACCTCCACTGCTCACATCGGACTGCAGCCAAACTCGCAG ATTGGCGAAGAAATGAGCCAGAACAGCTTTATCAAGCAGTATCTGGCTAAACAACAGGAGCTCCTGAGGCAGCGGCTGGAGAGGGAGGCTCGTGAAGCATATGACACAAACG AGGAAGAGGACCACACAGAAGTTAACAACAGTACCTCATGCCCTCCTCAAGCCCAG GATGCCACAGCAGCATTGGCTGAGCAGCACAAACCACCTGGACCCTCTGGTGGGGAGGGATTCTTTGGTGCAGTGAACGAGGGAGAGGGTAACAGGAGCCAAGATGCCGACATGTCCGGTCCTCCTGCTTCTGGCTCTGTCGCCATGCGCATTCCTGGTAGTCAACACCGGCCAGAGAGGGGGTCTGTCTCCAACGAAGTTGCTGCTGACAGTGACGATGACGACAGTGAGGATGCCGAGGAGGATGGTGACGACGATGATTGGGAAAACGGTGCTCGGAGGAGAAGCCACAGAGAGCCAGCCCGAATGCCCACGGCCAGAGAGAGGTCTGGAGCGTCCTGTCAACCCCCACAGCAACACATGCCTTCCCTTTTGTCCCCTCAACTCCGCCAGCCCACACCTCCTCCATCCCCACCTCCAGAGTTATCATTCCCTTTGCCTGACACCCCTAAACAGAGCCCCCCTAGTCCAGATGTAGCCCCAGCTAGGCGCTCACCCAGTACCTCCAGCTCTGGTTCCTCCAGCAGTGGCAGCCGTAGTAGCAGCCCAGAGCCACAGAGGAGTGGACATGCAGAGCGCAAGCCGGGCCCGTTGACCCTTCTGGCACGTAAAATGGAGTCAGAAGGTGCTTTCTCTGGAGCAGGTTGGCACCACAGCGGTGGGGAAGGTGATAGACAGGAAAGCAGTTCTCCGGCTACATCATTTCCTGGCAGAGGGCCTCCAGAGGGTCTGGTATCTGCCATCACTCACACAGCTAATACAGCAGGCCATGTCTCATTTCCCATGATTCCAGGCGCCAACCAGGGTGTCACAGGAACACATTCGGCCCATTTACAAGTACCTGTGAGTGTGCTCAAGGCCACTGCAACagaagagagggacagagagagggactcTGAGATAGAAAGAGAAAAGGCCCTTGAGCTGGAAAGGCAAGAAAAGCAGAGGAAACTTGAGCAAGAACGAGCAATGGAGGAAGAGCGCAAAAGAGCTCTTGCACTGGAAAGAGAGAGGGCtctggagaaagagagaattgAACGACAGCAGGCCTTAGAAAGAGAGGAGCGAGAAAAGGCTCTGCAGCGGGAGAGAGAACTCGCTCTAGAACGGGAGAGGCAGGAGAGGGAACTAGCTTTGGCtaaagagagggaggagcgAGAGCAAGCCTTAGCACGAGAGAGGGCCTTGGAGCTGGAGAGGCAGAAGGAGCTTGAGAGACAGAGGGCCCTGGAGCAAGAAcgtctgcagagagagaaagaggagagggagagacgtGAGAGGGAAGAAATGGAGAGAGTGATGGAACTAGAAAGAGCCAAGGCTTTGGAGCAGGAAcggaaggagagagaaagggctCTGGAGCAAGAGAGactagagagggagagagctcTGGAGGCTGAGAGAATGGAAAAGGAGAGgattgagagagagaaggcTTTGGAGCAAGAAAGGTTGGAAAGGGAAaggttagagagagagaaagcctTAGAGCAAGAGAGACTAGAAAGAGAAAGAGCCTTAGAGCAAGAGAGACTAGAGCAAGAGAGattagaaagagagaaagccTTAGAGCAAGAGAGACTAGAAAGAGAAAGGGCCTTAGAGCAAGAAAGACTAGAAAGAGAGAAGGCCTTAGAGCAAGAAAGACTAGAAAGAGAGAAAGCCTTAGAGCAAGAAAGACTAGAAAGAGAGAAAGCCTTAGAGCAAGAGAGActagaaagagagaaagtctTAGAGCAAGAGAGacttgaaagagagaaagccTTGGAGCAAGAAAGactagagagggagagagcccTGGAGAAAGAGCGactagagagggagagagcccTGGAGAAAGAGCGACTAGAGCAAGAGCGACTAGAGCGGGAGAAAGCCTTGGAGCAGGAGAGACTGGAGCGAGACAGAATTGAGAGGGAGAAAGCCTTAGAACAAGAGAGACTAGAAAGAGAAAGAGCTCTAGAGCAAGAAAGGTTGGAGCGGGAGAGAGCCTTAGAGCAACAGAGGTTAGAGCTTgagagaaaggaaaaggagagaaTTGAGAGGGAGAAAGCATTGGAGCAAGAGAGGATAGAGAGGGAAGAAGCCttggaaagagagaaggaggaaaaagagaggttagagagagaggcagctcttgaacagcagaggaaagagaaggagagagcggagaaggagaggaaagaaaggcTGGAGAGGGAAAAAGCTCTAGAGCAGGAGAAACTTGAAAGGGAGAGAGCCTTGGAGAAGGAGAGCGCTCTCAAACTTGAAAGGTTAGAGAAGGAGAAAGCTGtgcagaaagagaaggaggagcaggagagagccttggagcaggagaaagagagagctaGGGTGGCtgaaaaggagagggagagtcACCTCCCTCCATCCAAACGTGGCCGTGAGATTGGTCTCACCCCCCTGCCCACTCCTCCCCCCCTCTCCACAGGACCAGGTGGAAATTCATCGACAGAGGCAGGAGAGCAGGAAGGTGTCCATGCTCCAATGTCCCAGGGTGAAGGAGCAGAATCGGGTGCACCCATGTCATCGACACCTCTGTCGCCCCAGTCCTCCTTCAAGAAGTTCCGGTTCTTTAGAGACTCCCCAGTTCAGACCCAATCTTCTAACACGTCAATAGTAATCAAGCGGCCCCGTAACTTCTCTGATACCCCCCAGCCTCGGTCATCACCTGTCTCCTCCCTCAGCGAAGTTGGACAACAACAGCAGGAAGGACTCAAGTCCTCCGCCGAACATCAAGATCCACAGatgcaaacaaaacaggaagatGTTGCCCGGGCGCTGGGATCTCTGGGAGCACAGCTGGAGAAAGAGACCACTCTTAGTACAACACCAAGTCCCAAAAAAGGAGGGGCCATGTGCCTTGTATTggaggacaaagaaaaagatttgGTGAAGATGGAACAGGCCGCCAATGAATCCACCAAAAAATCTGAAGTGGATGAAAGCAAGGCTCCCTCAAGCCCAGTGGATGCTGTGCAGCAGAGGGGAAGAGATGAAAAGAAGGacgaaaaacaaaaacgaaGATCATCGTCTAATGATTCCTCTTCTTCAGAATCAGACTCTGGGTCCTCATCATCTGGATCCTCTGGCTCATCCTCATCCTCTCGAGAGAAAACCAGCTCCACTTCAAGAGGTAGAAGG gaaGAGAAACCTTCACCAAAGCCCAGGGTGACACTAGAGGCTCAGGCTGAGGATTTAAAGGAAACTCAAAAAGCCCTTCCTTGCAAAAGAGATATGTCTGCAGAAAAGAGTAACGCTACTGTTGATGGAGACAGTCACACAAAG ATACCCTTTAATGAAGCACCAACCAGAGAAGAGACAAAAAGGCAGCGAGAGGAcagcgaggaagaggaggaaacagacaaacaaag TCAGGTGAAGGAGACTGCCATGGCAGAGTCAGAGAAGCTTCCAGAGACTGGCGAGGAG ACACCAAAGGCCTTCTCAGCCCGTAAGATCTCTATTAGCA GCACTGGCAGTGCAGAGGGCGAGCAGGACTCTGGGGCCACGGCCGGTCGCAAGAGGAGGTGGGGCTCCAGCACAGCTGTCACTGCCAAGAAACCTTCCATCAGCATCACCACAGATTCACTCAAG TCCCTGATCCCAGACATTCGTCCATGTCTCGGTCAGGAGGCAGTAGTGGACCTGCACCCAGAGGAAGCTGTCCTCTCCGGGGCAgaggatgaagagagggagcgTTCTGACCAGGACCTTCAGATCCGACGCACTGTCACACAG GTGGTGCACTCAGAGAGCCAGGAGAATGGACAGAAAGAGGCAAAGAGGAGCAGACacgaggaggtggaggaggatgaccagcagggagacagagagaggacaggggCACATGAAGAGAAGATGGACACCTCATTTCCTGGAGCCATTGAAACCCAATCTCCATCACATACCAGCCATGATGTAGAAATTAACACTG TGACCCCCAGCGACACCCTCATTCGTCGCTCCATCAGCCAGCAGAAAACTGGTGTTTCCATCACAATCGATGACCCTGTTCGCACTGCCCGGCAGCCCTCGCCACCTCGCGGCAAAGTCTCTAACATTGTTCACATCTGCAACCTG gTGAGGCCGTTCACTCTGGGTCAGCTTAAGGAACTGCTCAGCAGAACTGGCACTCTTGTGGAGGAGGGCTTCTGGATCGACAAAATCAAGTCTCACTGCTACGTCACT TACTGTAGCTCAGAGGAGGCAGTTGCTACACGGGCAGCTCTTCACGGAGTGAAATGGCCTCAGAGCAACCCCAAAGTCCTTAGTGTAGACTTCTGCCAACAGGATGAG CTGGACTTCCACAAAGGCTTGGGTGCAGCCGACAGACCTGGAGCAGAGGACCAGGGGCCTGGCTCCGGCCGTGGTCGAACATCGGGCCTGCCCTCTCTCCTACCGGAGCGTGACCAGTGGGCAGAGCGTGAGCGTGAGATGGAGCGCCGGGAGAGGGCCAGAGCAGAGCGGGAGTGGGATCGCGACAAGGTCAGAGAGTTTGGGAAACCCggtgaggagaaggagggaggtcCCCGAAGGTCACGCTCCAGAGAGAGACGACGCAAGGAGAGGGGGAAGAGCAAGGAGAAGAAGACTGAGAAGAAAG AGAAAACAGCGGAGGATCCTCCTGCAAAGCTGCTTGACGATCTGTTCCTCAAAACTAAAGCAGCTCCTTGCATATACTGGCTTCCACTTACAGAGGAGCAG ttTGTTCAGCGGGAAGCTGCCAGAGCAGAACGGATGAAGGAGCGTGAGAAACGGAGGAAGGAGctagacgaggaggaggagaaaaaaaaggaagaggagcGCAAAGAGAGGATGAAAGCTGGAAGCGGGCCAACCGGAGAGCGGAGTGAGGGTGAGAAGGAAAGggaaagggacagagagagggacagagacagagaccgGGGTAGAGAtagagacagggagagggagagggagaacgACAAACGCAGGGATGGCTACCGTAGGCCAGAGGGCCGTGGGGCAGGCGGGGGCAGACGCTCACGTAGCCGCAGCGACCCGCGAGAAAGGCGACGTTAA
- the acin1a gene encoding apoptotic chromatin condensation inducer in the nucleus isoform X2 — MADLEDVTLDGRPLQSLRVADLKAALEERGLSKSGQKNALIKRLKGALMLENLQRTSTAHIGLQPNSQIGEEMSQNSFIKQYLAKQQELLRQRLEREAREAYDTNEEEDHTEVNNSTSCPPQAQDATAALAEQHKPPGPSGGEGFFGAVNEGEGNRSQDADMSGPPASGSVAMRIPGSQHRPERGSVSNEVAADSDDDDSEDAEEDGDDDDWENGARRRSHREPARMPTARERSGASCQPPQQHMPSLLSPQLRQPTPPPSPPPELSFPLPDTPKQSPPSPDVAPARRSPSTSSSGSSSSGSRSSSPEPQRSGHAERKPGPLTLLARKMESEGAFSGAGWHHSGGEGDRQESSSPATSFPGRGPPEGLVSAITHTANTAGHVSFPMIPGANQGVTGTHSAHLQVPVSVLKATATEERDRERDSEIEREKALELERQEKQRKLEQERAMEEERKRALALERERALEKERIERQQALEREEREKALQRERELALERERQERELALAKEREEREQALARERALELERQKELERQRALEQERLQREKEERERREREEMERVMELERAKALEQERKERERALEQERLERERALEAERMEKERIEREKALEQERLERERLEREKALEQERLERERALEQERLEQERLEREKALEQERLERERALEQERLEREKALEQERLEREKALEQERLEREKALEQERLEREKVLEQERLEREKALEQERLERERALEKERLERERALEKERLEQERLEREKALEQERLERDRIEREKALEQERLERERALEQERLERERALEQQRLELERKEKERIEREKALEQERIEREEALEREKEEKERLEREAALEQQRKEKERAEKERKERLEREKALEQEKLERERALEKESALKLERLEKEKAVQKEKEEQERALEQEKERARVAEKERESHLPPSKRGREIGLTPLPTPPPLSTGPGGNSSTEAGEQEGVHAPMSQGEGAESGAPMSSTPLSPQSSFKKFRFFRDSPVQTQSSNTSIVIKRPRNFSDTPQPRSSPVSSLSEVGQQQQEGLKSSAEHQDPQMQTKQEDVARALGSLGAQLEKETTLSTTPSPKKGGAMCLVLEDKEKDLVKMEQAANESTKKSEVDESKAPSSPVDAVQQRGRDEKKDEKQKRRSSSNDSSSSESDSGSSSSGSSGSSSSSREKTSSTSRGRREEKPSPKPRVTLEAQAEDLKETQKALPCKRDMSAEKSNATVDGDSHTKIPFNEAPTREETKRQREDSEEEEETDKQSQVKETAMAESEKLPETGEETPKAFSARKISISSSKSSPGTGSAEGEQDSGATAGRKRRWGSSTAVTAKKPSISITTDSLKSLIPDIRPCLGQEAVVDLHPEEAVLSGAEDEERERSDQDLQIRRTVTQVVHSESQENGQKEAKRSRHEEVEEDDQQGDRERTGAHEEKMDTSFPGAIETQSPSHTSHDVEINTVTPSDTLIRRSISQQKTGVSITIDDPVRTARQPSPPRGKVSNIVHICNLVRPFTLGQLKELLSRTGTLVEEGFWIDKIKSHCYVTYCSSEEAVATRAALHGVKWPQSNPKVLSVDFCQQDELDFHKGLGAADRPGAEDQGPGSGRGRTSGLPSLLPERDQWAEREREMERRERARAEREWDRDKVREFGKPGEEKEGGPRRSRSRERRRKERGKSKEKKTEKKEKTAEDPPAKLLDDLFLKTKAAPCIYWLPLTEEQFVQREAARAERMKEREKRRKELDEEEEKKKEEERKERMKAGSGPTGERSEGEKERERDRERDRDRDRGRDRDRERERENDKRRDGYRRPEGRGAGGGRRSRSRSDPRERRR; from the exons ATGGCGGACCTCGAAGACGTTACGCTGGACGGGAGACCGCTCCAGTCCCTTCGAGTAGCGGATTTGAAAGCTGCTCTTGAGGAGAGAGGACTCTCGAAAAGCGGCCAGAAGAATGCTCTCATCAAAAGACTTAAGGGG GCTCTCATGCTGGAGAATCTGCAGAGGACCTCCACTGCTCACATCGGACTGCAGCCAAACTCGCAG ATTGGCGAAGAAATGAGCCAGAACAGCTTTATCAAGCAGTATCTGGCTAAACAACAGGAGCTCCTGAGGCAGCGGCTGGAGAGGGAGGCTCGTGAAGCATATGACACAAACG AGGAAGAGGACCACACAGAAGTTAACAACAGTACCTCATGCCCTCCTCAAGCCCAG GATGCCACAGCAGCATTGGCTGAGCAGCACAAACCACCTGGACCCTCTGGTGGGGAGGGATTCTTTGGTGCAGTGAACGAGGGAGAGGGTAACAGGAGCCAAGATGCCGACATGTCCGGTCCTCCTGCTTCTGGCTCTGTCGCCATGCGCATTCCTGGTAGTCAACACCGGCCAGAGAGGGGGTCTGTCTCCAACGAAGTTGCTGCTGACAGTGACGATGACGACAGTGAGGATGCCGAGGAGGATGGTGACGACGATGATTGGGAAAACGGTGCTCGGAGGAGAAGCCACAGAGAGCCAGCCCGAATGCCCACGGCCAGAGAGAGGTCTGGAGCGTCCTGTCAACCCCCACAGCAACACATGCCTTCCCTTTTGTCCCCTCAACTCCGCCAGCCCACACCTCCTCCATCCCCACCTCCAGAGTTATCATTCCCTTTGCCTGACACCCCTAAACAGAGCCCCCCTAGTCCAGATGTAGCCCCAGCTAGGCGCTCACCCAGTACCTCCAGCTCTGGTTCCTCCAGCAGTGGCAGCCGTAGTAGCAGCCCAGAGCCACAGAGGAGTGGACATGCAGAGCGCAAGCCGGGCCCGTTGACCCTTCTGGCACGTAAAATGGAGTCAGAAGGTGCTTTCTCTGGAGCAGGTTGGCACCACAGCGGTGGGGAAGGTGATAGACAGGAAAGCAGTTCTCCGGCTACATCATTTCCTGGCAGAGGGCCTCCAGAGGGTCTGGTATCTGCCATCACTCACACAGCTAATACAGCAGGCCATGTCTCATTTCCCATGATTCCAGGCGCCAACCAGGGTGTCACAGGAACACATTCGGCCCATTTACAAGTACCTGTGAGTGTGCTCAAGGCCACTGCAACagaagagagggacagagagagggactcTGAGATAGAAAGAGAAAAGGCCCTTGAGCTGGAAAGGCAAGAAAAGCAGAGGAAACTTGAGCAAGAACGAGCAATGGAGGAAGAGCGCAAAAGAGCTCTTGCACTGGAAAGAGAGAGGGCtctggagaaagagagaattgAACGACAGCAGGCCTTAGAAAGAGAGGAGCGAGAAAAGGCTCTGCAGCGGGAGAGAGAACTCGCTCTAGAACGGGAGAGGCAGGAGAGGGAACTAGCTTTGGCtaaagagagggaggagcgAGAGCAAGCCTTAGCACGAGAGAGGGCCTTGGAGCTGGAGAGGCAGAAGGAGCTTGAGAGACAGAGGGCCCTGGAGCAAGAAcgtctgcagagagagaaagaggagagggagagacgtGAGAGGGAAGAAATGGAGAGAGTGATGGAACTAGAAAGAGCCAAGGCTTTGGAGCAGGAAcggaaggagagagaaagggctCTGGAGCAAGAGAGactagagagggagagagctcTGGAGGCTGAGAGAATGGAAAAGGAGAGgattgagagagagaaggcTTTGGAGCAAGAAAGGTTGGAAAGGGAAaggttagagagagagaaagcctTAGAGCAAGAGAGACTAGAAAGAGAAAGAGCCTTAGAGCAAGAGAGACTAGAGCAAGAGAGattagaaagagagaaagccTTAGAGCAAGAGAGACTAGAAAGAGAAAGGGCCTTAGAGCAAGAAAGACTAGAAAGAGAGAAGGCCTTAGAGCAAGAAAGACTAGAAAGAGAGAAAGCCTTAGAGCAAGAAAGACTAGAAAGAGAGAAAGCCTTAGAGCAAGAGAGActagaaagagagaaagtctTAGAGCAAGAGAGacttgaaagagagaaagccTTGGAGCAAGAAAGactagagagggagagagcccTGGAGAAAGAGCGactagagagggagagagcccTGGAGAAAGAGCGACTAGAGCAAGAGCGACTAGAGCGGGAGAAAGCCTTGGAGCAGGAGAGACTGGAGCGAGACAGAATTGAGAGGGAGAAAGCCTTAGAACAAGAGAGACTAGAAAGAGAAAGAGCTCTAGAGCAAGAAAGGTTGGAGCGGGAGAGAGCCTTAGAGCAACAGAGGTTAGAGCTTgagagaaaggaaaaggagagaaTTGAGAGGGAGAAAGCATTGGAGCAAGAGAGGATAGAGAGGGAAGAAGCCttggaaagagagaaggaggaaaaagagaggttagagagagaggcagctcttgaacagcagaggaaagagaaggagagagcggagaaggagaggaaagaaaggcTGGAGAGGGAAAAAGCTCTAGAGCAGGAGAAACTTGAAAGGGAGAGAGCCTTGGAGAAGGAGAGCGCTCTCAAACTTGAAAGGTTAGAGAAGGAGAAAGCTGtgcagaaagagaaggaggagcaggagagagccttggagcaggagaaagagagagctaGGGTGGCtgaaaaggagagggagagtcACCTCCCTCCATCCAAACGTGGCCGTGAGATTGGTCTCACCCCCCTGCCCACTCCTCCCCCCCTCTCCACAGGACCAGGTGGAAATTCATCGACAGAGGCAGGAGAGCAGGAAGGTGTCCATGCTCCAATGTCCCAGGGTGAAGGAGCAGAATCGGGTGCACCCATGTCATCGACACCTCTGTCGCCCCAGTCCTCCTTCAAGAAGTTCCGGTTCTTTAGAGACTCCCCAGTTCAGACCCAATCTTCTAACACGTCAATAGTAATCAAGCGGCCCCGTAACTTCTCTGATACCCCCCAGCCTCGGTCATCACCTGTCTCCTCCCTCAGCGAAGTTGGACAACAACAGCAGGAAGGACTCAAGTCCTCCGCCGAACATCAAGATCCACAGatgcaaacaaaacaggaagatGTTGCCCGGGCGCTGGGATCTCTGGGAGCACAGCTGGAGAAAGAGACCACTCTTAGTACAACACCAAGTCCCAAAAAAGGAGGGGCCATGTGCCTTGTATTggaggacaaagaaaaagatttgGTGAAGATGGAACAGGCCGCCAATGAATCCACCAAAAAATCTGAAGTGGATGAAAGCAAGGCTCCCTCAAGCCCAGTGGATGCTGTGCAGCAGAGGGGAAGAGATGAAAAGAAGGacgaaaaacaaaaacgaaGATCATCGTCTAATGATTCCTCTTCTTCAGAATCAGACTCTGGGTCCTCATCATCTGGATCCTCTGGCTCATCCTCATCCTCTCGAGAGAAAACCAGCTCCACTTCAAGAGGTAGAAGG gaaGAGAAACCTTCACCAAAGCCCAGGGTGACACTAGAGGCTCAGGCTGAGGATTTAAAGGAAACTCAAAAAGCCCTTCCTTGCAAAAGAGATATGTCTGCAGAAAAGAGTAACGCTACTGTTGATGGAGACAGTCACACAAAG ATACCCTTTAATGAAGCACCAACCAGAGAAGAGACAAAAAGGCAGCGAGAGGAcagcgaggaagaggaggaaacagacaaacaaag TCAGGTGAAGGAGACTGCCATGGCAGAGTCAGAGAAGCTTCCAGAGACTGGCGAGGAG ACACCAAAGGCCTTCTCAGCCCGTAAGATCTCTATTAGCA GCAGTAAATCTTCCCCAGGCACTGGCAGTGCAGAGGGCGAGCAGGACTCTGGGGCCACGGCCGGTCGCAAGAGGAGGTGGGGCTCCAGCACAGCTGTCACTGCCAAGAAACCTTCCATCAGCATCACCACAGATTCACTCAAG TCCCTGATCCCAGACATTCGTCCATGTCTCGGTCAGGAGGCAGTAGTGGACCTGCACCCAGAGGAAGCTGTCCTCTCCGGGGCAgaggatgaagagagggagcgTTCTGACCAGGACCTTCAGATCCGACGCACTGTCACACAG GTGGTGCACTCAGAGAGCCAGGAGAATGGACAGAAAGAGGCAAAGAGGAGCAGACacgaggaggtggaggaggatgaccagcagggagacagagagaggacaggggCACATGAAGAGAAGATGGACACCTCATTTCCTGGAGCCATTGAAACCCAATCTCCATCACATACCAGCCATGATGTAGAAATTAACACTG TGACCCCCAGCGACACCCTCATTCGTCGCTCCATCAGCCAGCAGAAAACTGGTGTTTCCATCACAATCGATGACCCTGTTCGCACTGCCCGGCAGCCCTCGCCACCTCGCGGCAAAGTCTCTAACATTGTTCACATCTGCAACCTG gTGAGGCCGTTCACTCTGGGTCAGCTTAAGGAACTGCTCAGCAGAACTGGCACTCTTGTGGAGGAGGGCTTCTGGATCGACAAAATCAAGTCTCACTGCTACGTCACT TACTGTAGCTCAGAGGAGGCAGTTGCTACACGGGCAGCTCTTCACGGAGTGAAATGGCCTCAGAGCAACCCCAAAGTCCTTAGTGTAGACTTCTGCCAACAGGATGAG CTGGACTTCCACAAAGGCTTGGGTGCAGCCGACAGACCTGGAGCAGAGGACCAGGGGCCTGGCTCCGGCCGTGGTCGAACATCGGGCCTGCCCTCTCTCCTACCGGAGCGTGACCAGTGGGCAGAGCGTGAGCGTGAGATGGAGCGCCGGGAGAGGGCCAGAGCAGAGCGGGAGTGGGATCGCGACAAGGTCAGAGAGTTTGGGAAACCCggtgaggagaaggagggaggtcCCCGAAGGTCACGCTCCAGAGAGAGACGACGCAAGGAGAGGGGGAAGAGCAAGGAGAAGAAGACTGAGAAGAAAG AGAAAACAGCGGAGGATCCTCCTGCAAAGCTGCTTGACGATCTGTTCCTCAAAACTAAAGCAGCTCCTTGCATATACTGGCTTCCACTTACAGAGGAGCAG ttTGTTCAGCGGGAAGCTGCCAGAGCAGAACGGATGAAGGAGCGTGAGAAACGGAGGAAGGAGctagacgaggaggaggagaaaaaaaaggaagaggagcGCAAAGAGAGGATGAAAGCTGGAAGCGGGCCAACCGGAGAGCGGAGTGAGGGTGAGAAGGAAAGggaaagggacagagagagggacagagacagagaccgGGGTAGAGAtagagacagggagagggagagggagaacgACAAACGCAGGGATGGCTACCGTAGGCCAGAGGGCCGTGGGGCAGGCGGGGGCAGACGCTCACGTAGCCGCAGCGACCCGCGAGAAAGGCGACGTTAA